The proteins below come from a single Cervus canadensis isolate Bull #8, Minnesota chromosome 2, ASM1932006v1, whole genome shotgun sequence genomic window:
- the HYI gene encoding putative hydroxypyruvate isomerase isoform X3, with translation MAPLRFSANLSWLFPELSGFPARLRAAGSSGFEAAEIGWPYAEPPEALARAAREAGLRVVLINTPSGDREKGENGLGAVPGRQAAFREGLEQAVLYAKALGCSRIHLMAGRVPKGADRAVVRGEMETVFLENLRHAAEVLAQENLVGLLEPINTRITDPRYFLDTPQQAAAILQKVGRPNLQLQMDLFHWQIMDGNLTGNVREFLPIVGHVQVAQVPGRGEPNSPGELNFSYLFQLLEDEGYTGFVGCEYQPRGDTVEGLSWLRSYWEMRGRPQAGQ, from the exons ATGGCTCCACTCCGTTTCTCGGCCAACCTGTCGTGGTTGTTCCCGGAGCTCTCGGGCTTTCCCGCGCGGCTCCGGGCCGCGGGCAGTTCCGGCTTCGAAGCGGCCGAGATCGGCTGGCCGTATGCGGAGCCGCCGGAGGCGCTGGCGCGCGCGGCGCGGGAAGCCGGGCTACGGGTCGTGCTAATCAACACGCCCTCGG gagacagagagaaggggGAGAATGGGCTGGGGGCTGTTCCCGGGAGGCAGGCGGCCTTCCGAGAAGGCCTGGAGCAGGCGGTGCTGTACGCTAAGGCTCTGGGCTGTTCCAG GATTCATCTGATGGCTGGCCGAGTGCCCAAGGGGGCTGACAGAGCCGTGGTCAGGGGTGAAATGGAGACAGTTTTCCTGGAGAACCTCAGGCATGCAGCTGAGGTTTTGGCTCAG GAGAACCTCGTGGGACTGCTGGAGCCCATAAACACCCGCATCACGGATCCCCGGTACTTCCTGGACACGCCCCAGCAGG CGGCAGCCATCTTACAGAAGGTGGGAAGACCCAACCTCCAGCTACAGATG GACTTATTCCACTGGCAGATCATGGACGGGAACCTGACGGGGAACGTGCGTGAGTTCCTGCCCATTGTTG GGCACGTGCAGGTGGCACAGGTCCCAGGTCGGGGGGAACCCAACAGCCCCGGAGAGCTCAACTTCTCGTATCTGTTCCAACTGCTGGAAGATGAAGGCTACACAGGCTTTGTGGGCTGCGAGTACCAGCCTCGAG GAGACACCGTAGAGGGCCTGAGTTGGCTGCGTTCGTACTGGGAGATGAGGGGCCGCCCACAGGCTGGCCAGTGA
- the HYI gene encoding putative hydroxypyruvate isomerase isoform X2 translates to MAPLRFSANLSWLFPELSGFPARLRAAGSSGFEAAEIGWPYAEPPEALARAAREAGLRVVLINTPSGDREKGENGLGAVPGRQAAFREGLEQAVLYAKALGCSRIHLMAGRVPKGADRAVVRGEMETVFLENLRHAAEVLAQENLVGLLEPINTRITDPRYFLDTPQQAAAILQKVGRPNLQLQMDLFHWQIMDGNLTGNVRHVQVAQVPGRGEPNSPGELNFSYLFQLLEDEGYTGFVGCEYQPRGEGGLSLAPGGTVSDRGCLPPHGLRCLAPRSHQETP, encoded by the exons ATGGCTCCACTCCGTTTCTCGGCCAACCTGTCGTGGTTGTTCCCGGAGCTCTCGGGCTTTCCCGCGCGGCTCCGGGCCGCGGGCAGTTCCGGCTTCGAAGCGGCCGAGATCGGCTGGCCGTATGCGGAGCCGCCGGAGGCGCTGGCGCGCGCGGCGCGGGAAGCCGGGCTACGGGTCGTGCTAATCAACACGCCCTCGG gagacagagagaaggggGAGAATGGGCTGGGGGCTGTTCCCGGGAGGCAGGCGGCCTTCCGAGAAGGCCTGGAGCAGGCGGTGCTGTACGCTAAGGCTCTGGGCTGTTCCAG GATTCATCTGATGGCTGGCCGAGTGCCCAAGGGGGCTGACAGAGCCGTGGTCAGGGGTGAAATGGAGACAGTTTTCCTGGAGAACCTCAGGCATGCAGCTGAGGTTTTGGCTCAG GAGAACCTCGTGGGACTGCTGGAGCCCATAAACACCCGCATCACGGATCCCCGGTACTTCCTGGACACGCCCCAGCAGG CGGCAGCCATCTTACAGAAGGTGGGAAGACCCAACCTCCAGCTACAGATG GACTTATTCCACTGGCAGATCATGGACGGGAACCTGACGGGGAACGTGC GGCACGTGCAGGTGGCACAGGTCCCAGGTCGGGGGGAACCCAACAGCCCCGGAGAGCTCAACTTCTCGTATCTGTTCCAACTGCTGGAAGATGAAGGCTACACAGGCTTTGTGGGCTGCGAGTACCAGCCTCGAGGTGAGGGTGGGCTGAGCCTGGCCCCTGGAGGGACAGTGTCGGACAGGGGCTGTCTTCCTCCTCATGGGCTGAGATGCCTCGCGCCCCGCTCCCATCAGGAGACACCGTAG
- the HYI gene encoding putative hydroxypyruvate isomerase isoform X1 produces the protein MAPLRFSANLSWLFPELSGFPARLRAAGSSGFEAAEIGWPYAEPPEALARAAREAGLRVVLINTPSGDREKGENGLGAVPGRQAAFREGLEQAVLYAKALGCSRIHLMAGRVPKGADRAVVRGEMETVFLENLRHAAEVLAQENLVGLLEPINTRITDPRYFLDTPQQAAAILQKVGRPNLQLQMDLFHWQIMDGNLTGNVREFLPIVGHVQVAQVPGRGEPNSPGELNFSYLFQLLEDEGYTGFVGCEYQPRGEGGLSLAPGGTVSDRGCLPPHGLRCLAPRSHQETP, from the exons ATGGCTCCACTCCGTTTCTCGGCCAACCTGTCGTGGTTGTTCCCGGAGCTCTCGGGCTTTCCCGCGCGGCTCCGGGCCGCGGGCAGTTCCGGCTTCGAAGCGGCCGAGATCGGCTGGCCGTATGCGGAGCCGCCGGAGGCGCTGGCGCGCGCGGCGCGGGAAGCCGGGCTACGGGTCGTGCTAATCAACACGCCCTCGG gagacagagagaaggggGAGAATGGGCTGGGGGCTGTTCCCGGGAGGCAGGCGGCCTTCCGAGAAGGCCTGGAGCAGGCGGTGCTGTACGCTAAGGCTCTGGGCTGTTCCAG GATTCATCTGATGGCTGGCCGAGTGCCCAAGGGGGCTGACAGAGCCGTGGTCAGGGGTGAAATGGAGACAGTTTTCCTGGAGAACCTCAGGCATGCAGCTGAGGTTTTGGCTCAG GAGAACCTCGTGGGACTGCTGGAGCCCATAAACACCCGCATCACGGATCCCCGGTACTTCCTGGACACGCCCCAGCAGG CGGCAGCCATCTTACAGAAGGTGGGAAGACCCAACCTCCAGCTACAGATG GACTTATTCCACTGGCAGATCATGGACGGGAACCTGACGGGGAACGTGCGTGAGTTCCTGCCCATTGTTG GGCACGTGCAGGTGGCACAGGTCCCAGGTCGGGGGGAACCCAACAGCCCCGGAGAGCTCAACTTCTCGTATCTGTTCCAACTGCTGGAAGATGAAGGCTACACAGGCTTTGTGGGCTGCGAGTACCAGCCTCGAGGTGAGGGTGGGCTGAGCCTGGCCCCTGGAGGGACAGTGTCGGACAGGGGCTGTCTTCCTCCTCATGGGCTGAGATGCCTCGCGCCCCGCTCCCATCAGGAGACACCGTAG